The Bacteroidales bacterium sequence CCGAAAAGGCGAGCTTAGTACCGATCCTTCAGAAATATTGGAAAGCGGACGGGCCTTACCCATTGGCTACTGGAAGGGTTCAGGTTTGTCGCTTCTGCTTGATATTTTAGCCACCCTTTTGTCTGGTGGCTTATCTACCCATCAGCTTAGCAAACGGGAAGCAGAATATGGGGTTTCCCAGGTTTTTATCGCCATGGACCTGAAAAAGCTTAGCAATTATCCTTCCATCGAATCCACCATTTCAGATATTATAGATGATCTGAAAAAATCTGCCACGGATAAACCTGAGGCAAAGGTTCTTTATCCCGGTGAAAATGTAGTGGCCACACGGAATGAGAACCTGAAAAACGGCATTCCGGTAAATAAACAAGTATGGGAGGAAATAAAGAAATTGTAAAAAGTTAGAGCCTGCAACATTTGTTTTTATATGTCCCTTAAATGCCTCGTATGTGGTTCAAAAACTAAAAATCAGTTTTCTGTAATTGTCCTTATACCAAAGGTTCATGATTTCTTTCAGTTTGTTATAATCCGCAGGTTGAATGGTTTTTTCCGTAACCTGAAGTTCCCTTCTGATCTGAATATTGCCATTTTCCTGCTGAATCCGAATGGTTACCGAGCCGATATCATTGTTTTGTCTAATGTCTATATCTCTGTTTTCCAATTGTAGCGATTCAGGTACAGTTAGGGTATAATTGTAATTAACATCAACTGGCCACCCCAATTCCACAGGGGTTATCCGCGATGCGGTTAATGTCTCCAGATGCCACTGGTCCAGGCCGGTGTTTATTTCAGGTATCGTCATGAACCTGTAATTGCCCTGTTCTTCTGGCATAAATTCCCGGTTAATGGTATAATGGATTTGACTCATTGCGGGAGAAAGACTGTCCAACTGATAATTTCTTATATCTGAAGCGTTAAATCCGGGTGATAAAAGCGATTGAGCTGAAGCCTCGTTTCTTTCCACCTCAAGATAAGGATTCTCGCAATGCGTGAGCCGGGCATCTACTTCCCCGGTTAGCCGGTTTGCATTATTCAGCTCCATATCTCCGGAGATTTCCACTGTACTAATATTTTCTTCCGGCTTGAGCCATTCGGGTGCATTTTTTTCGTGATCCAAAAGAAGGTTGACTTCATCCGAATACCCGTATTTTGCATTAATCCGGTTGCTGTTTACTGCAGAAAGATATATTGTTTCACCTTTATTGGAGACCTTTACATAATATTCTTCAAAGGTTTTCAGATTCCCCATGTTTTTCTCCGAAAATTCGGAAGGAATAATGCCCACCGTTTTGGCATTGATGCCCATTTCATTCAGAATGCTTACCAGTAATATCGTTTTTCCCAGCGTAGTACCTCCGTTGTCCTCAAGAACGGCTTCGTTGGATCTTAGACGGAATCCGGTATGCTTCAGAGGGATATCAAAATGGTTGATGTGATTCACCACCATATCCCGGATGGCCAGTATGCTGTCCATTCTGGTTGTGCTGTTACCTACTGCATCTGTAATGCTTTGCGCTATACTTTCCGGCAAACTACCGGAGAACTGTTCGGTAGTGTATTGGTATGCCCTGTTCAAATCCGCTGTGCTGAAAATCAGCCGTGGCAAATGCTGGTTGTATCTCGGCTGCTGATCCTCATGCTTAGTTGCAGGTAGATCCTCAAAAACCCATTTATATTCTTTCAGGTTTCCATTGTTGGAGATATTTAAATTTTCCTGTGCATGGAGTAGTTTATAGTTAAGCTTTTTATCTTCAGGAAATTTTACTTTGATAACAAGTTCCCGCACAGGGGAAGCTTTTGCGAGGACTTCATTGCCCATAAGAAAGGGCATAAATTCGGGCTTGCTTTCTATTTCATAATCCAGTCTCACGGTGGAATTTTTTTCCAAACCAGTATGGGTCACTACCATTTCCCTTAAGTGGTGAAACGGTGGGGCTCCGGATGCAAAACCAGGTAGCACTTCATTGTAGGCATTCTCAGGAGAAGGTACCTTTTTCCCTTCTTTGGTCTCAGTTACCGATCTGTTGATATTGAGCTCCTGGTATTCGGGATTGTATACAATGAATGTCTCACCATACAGGCGATTGAATGAGTAGTGACTGTGAAGGTCCAGTTCGTGTTGGTATCGGTAATCTATGGAGCCATCCTCATGAAGGGTGTACACTTTGGTAATTTTCTGGAAAAGCGCGTCTGCTTCTTTTTGTTCTTCTGTTGGTTGATCACAGGAGTTATAGATGGCCAGGGTGAAAATCAAAAGGGCAAATATCAATGGTCTTATCATGGTTCTCAATTTTCAACGTTCAAAATTTTATTTTTTTAAGATTACTTTTTCGTTGGCCAGCTTTTTCTGGGCTTCAACTACAGTTTTGAAATTATACCATTCATCTGCTTTATACTTTCTCTTTTCAAAACGGATGGTTTCATTCAGAATCAGTTTATTGTCTTTTATTTGGTAGCCGCCTTCGAAAGAAGCCGCTGAACCTTTTATTTTGCTGGCTTCCGGGATATACACGGCTTCTGAATGATCAGGCAGGTTAACTGTTTCATGTAATTCCACCAATCTGCTGCAACGATCCCTGAATCCAAATTTTCTTTCCTCCGCACCGGGATCGAAGCGGAGGTGATGGTTGGCATTTTGAAAGAGTTCCAAAGCCACAACAGGTGTAAACAGTATATTGTTTTTGCTTATGGTGGCATAGTTGGAAATCCTGTATTTCACTGTAATTTTCATATTTTCTTCCAGATATTGATAAGGCTCGCTGTATTCCATTTCCAGTATTTCAATGTCCGGTGATATTTTTTTTATCTTTTTTTCCAGTGTCCTGTCCCAGTCCGATTTGAAATTGCCTGTGAACATGCCCCTTAAAGCCGCATCGGATTGCCCTTCGGCTTCAATGGTAAACTGTCCTTCCAGGGTACCGGCTGCCTTAAGGGTTGAAGTGCCGTTCATTTTATAGTAATGATTTTCGGGTGGGGATATAGGTGTTTCCTTCAGGTCGGATCCTCCGGGAACTCCCATTAGGTAATCCTGTTGTTGTTCGAGACTCGACCATAATTCACGGGTGAATGGTACCCAGGTGGGGTCAAGCAACTTGTATTCTCCATTGTCCATCTTGACCAGGGTGACTGCATGGTTAAACTGATCTGCGGGGATGTCTTCAATACTGGAGCGGGCCATAGTCATTGCTGCGTAAGATTCAAATCCTGCTACTCTGAGCATCGTGACCAGCATGCCGGCTTTGTCTTTACAAACGCCACACCGGTCACGGAATGTTCTTGTACTTTTATGAAGGGTATATCCTTCGCCTTCTCCCATAGAGAGCCCTGAATATCTTATGTTATCAGCCACCCAGTGCGTCAAAAGGGATATGCTGTCCATTTTTGTGTCCGCATCTGTGAGAATTTCATCCACTTTATTTTCAATTGCTTCATTGTATTCAAAACTGCCGTAATCTTTATTGACATTATAGAACCAAAGGGATTTCTGTTCCCATTTTTCAGTGGTGGTGACGATCAGCTTGGGAGCAACATCTGAGACGGCGACCATATGAGGTTCTATTTCCACCGGTCCAATGTTGTTCTTTATGAAATTATACTGGATTTTATCTTTTGTGGTTGGGTATTGGGAAGTATATACATTGCCGTTGTAAAATTTGTAAAACAATTCCTTGGATTTTGGAAGTGAAAGTTGGTACACCTTCCTCTGCACAGGTTCTTCATTCCAGAATTCCACTATATCGTAGAAATGCCCTTCCATAGGGGGTACATATTTGTCATCGGAAGGCGGGGTGTCTTCCTGTAAAAGAGCGTAAGTAAACCCTTTCATGAATCTGACTACTTCCACGGCATCTCCCGGTTCCAGGTTGCCGATGTTCACCATTTTATGTCTTGCTCCCCAATAGATCATTCTGGCGGGAGCCGGATAATCCCTCTCCTTTTCCATGTCGAGCTCTTCTACTGTGCCGTCTTTCCTGTAGATCTTTACTGTCTTTATATCTACATGAGCCGATAGCGGATCATAACGATACTTCAGATGATTCAGCTTTTTGGCTCCTTCCGGAGTCAATACTTTGTAAAGCTTATGGTAGTCTCTATAGCTCAGGCCGCTTTCCTGAACGTCCACGCTTGTGGAATCGAAAATTACAAGATAGTCTGAATCCGGATAGTCTTCAGCATCCCCGGCATTCCTGATCAAACTGAAAGGAACCCCATATAACTGAAAGGTGAAGATGATGAAGAAAGAGAACAAAGTGATTTTTTTTAGCATGGTTGTTTGGGTTTTATGATCGCATTTTGGAGCCAAAATATAGAAAATTTTTTAATTGGAATGAATAAACCTTGATTTATTCATAATCTGTTATCCGGCCATAAGCAAAAACCATTAATTCCACACTTCCAATGCTCCTCCCCTCACAAGGGATGCGGGGAGGGTACGCGCCTTCAGAAGATTCTGAATCATTTGGCATTCATCCACCAGAATTTGGCATAATGAATTATTGTTTATTTAATATCACATACGTTCCATGGGTTCGGGTTTATCTTCCAAAGTTTTTTCAAAAACCTTATTACCCCTATATTAAACTTTACACATCTCAAGCGCTTCATAAACTTCACATTGTTCGCTTATGAATGGTACCGCCTAGCATGTCCCATGAGCAAGCAGAGCAACCCTTTTACTCTGTTTATAAAGTTCATTGTATTTTTTGCAGGCATCGGGGGTCTTAAGAAGCACCAATTCGTGAATGTTGTGTTTCCTGATCTCTTTTTTAACTTCTTCGGGGCACTCTATCTGGCCGTTAACTCCGGTACCGATAATCAGCGTATTGATATTTTTGTCAAAGACTCTGCTTACCATAGAGGGTTCCAGGGTATGCCCCTCCCTCTCTTTCCATTTCTTTACCTCGTCACCGATAAGGCATATGTCTTTACCTTTGCCTTTCTTGCCTTCATTGGTTTTGCCGTGCTCTTCGCCATTGATGACAAACTTTCCCCATGAAAAATGTTCGATGGGGCCTTTTGAATCATTGAACATGGTTTTAAGTTTTATACGGTTCGCAAATTGGTATATTGAACTTTTTTCGGAATGAAAACGTAAACAATTAGGATGTCATTTTGTACTGACATAAAAAATGATGAAATGAGAATCATTCAATATTCAATTCATTTTTCTTGAATTATATTTTGAATATTCCGATTTTCTTCATTTATTTGTGAGCTGATTCAAACCTCTTTATTTTCCACAATAAAGGGCGTTGGATTTATACAGAAGAGGGGAGAGACCAGGCTCTTTGAACCTCTAGCAACCGGTCCAAAAGTGACAAGGTGCTACTACCTGGCCCAAGACGGGGATTTATAAATCAAAACGCTAAGTCATGAGAACACAGAGCATTTTACGAAAAGAATTTTCCTGCCACGAAATCTGTTGCTTAAGGGATTATCATCTTACCTGCAAAGACTTCATAATGCCATTTTTGCCTATGTCCATGCGTTAACACCTGTTTATTCTGTTATCGAATCCAACAGGCCTGAAAAACAGGTCAAAGAATCCTCGTATTTTTATCTTTAATCATTAAACCTGTGAATATGCACAAATATCGTGTAGTGAAATTTGGCGGATCAAACCTGA is a genomic window containing:
- a CDS encoding DUF3857 domain-containing protein, coding for MIRPLIFALLIFTLAIYNSCDQPTEEQKEADALFQKITKVYTLHEDGSIDYRYQHELDLHSHYSFNRLYGETFIVYNPEYQELNINRSVTETKEGKKVPSPENAYNEVLPGFASGAPPFHHLREMVVTHTGLEKNSTVRLDYEIESKPEFMPFLMGNEVLAKASPVRELVIKVKFPEDKKLNYKLLHAQENLNISNNGNLKEYKWVFEDLPATKHEDQQPRYNQHLPRLIFSTADLNRAYQYTTEQFSGSLPESIAQSITDAVGNSTTRMDSILAIRDMVVNHINHFDIPLKHTGFRLRSNEAVLEDNGGTTLGKTILLVSILNEMGINAKTVGIIPSEFSEKNMGNLKTFEEYYVKVSNKGETIYLSAVNSNRINAKYGYSDEVNLLLDHEKNAPEWLKPEENISTVEISGDMELNNANRLTGEVDARLTHCENPYLEVERNEASAQSLLSPGFNASDIRNYQLDSLSPAMSQIHYTINREFMPEEQGNYRFMTIPEINTGLDQWHLETLTASRITPVELGWPVDVNYNYTLTVPESLQLENRDIDIRQNNDIGSVTIRIQQENGNIQIRRELQVTEKTIQPADYNKLKEIMNLWYKDNYRKLIFSF
- a CDS encoding DUF3857 and transglutaminase domain-containing protein yields the protein MLKKITLFSFFIIFTFQLYGVPFSLIRNAGDAEDYPDSDYLVIFDSTSVDVQESGLSYRDYHKLYKVLTPEGAKKLNHLKYRYDPLSAHVDIKTVKIYRKDGTVEELDMEKERDYPAPARMIYWGARHKMVNIGNLEPGDAVEVVRFMKGFTYALLQEDTPPSDDKYVPPMEGHFYDIVEFWNEEPVQRKVYQLSLPKSKELFYKFYNGNVYTSQYPTTKDKIQYNFIKNNIGPVEIEPHMVAVSDVAPKLIVTTTEKWEQKSLWFYNVNKDYGSFEYNEAIENKVDEILTDADTKMDSISLLTHWVADNIRYSGLSMGEGEGYTLHKSTRTFRDRCGVCKDKAGMLVTMLRVAGFESYAAMTMARSSIEDIPADQFNHAVTLVKMDNGEYKLLDPTWVPFTRELWSSLEQQQDYLMGVPGGSDLKETPISPPENHYYKMNGTSTLKAAGTLEGQFTIEAEGQSDAALRGMFTGNFKSDWDRTLEKKIKKISPDIEILEMEYSEPYQYLEENMKITVKYRISNYATISKNNILFTPVVALELFQNANHHLRFDPGAEERKFGFRDRCSRLVELHETVNLPDHSEAVYIPEASKIKGSAASFEGGYQIKDNKLILNETIRFEKRKYKADEWYNFKTVVEAQKKLANEKVILKK